The genomic DNA AAACTTACCGCCCACCACGATCGGCGCCACCAGCGACGCCATCAACACGTCCTTGCCGTTGACCGGGTACACGTACGGATCGGTGAACACCAGCTTGCCGGTGCGCTTCGGTATGTCGTACCAGTCGTTCGCGCCAGGCGTCGTGGTGAACTCGATGGGCGTGACGGCAATGCCACCGGCCGGGTTGCGAGTGAAGTAAGGCATGTGGCGGCCGCTTGCATCCCACGTCGGGCCCTTGCCGGCGTAGTCCGCATCCTTGCCGTCCAGGGCACCCGGCTCCCAGGCGATCGACGTGCCGACGATATCGTCCGACGACAGCAGCACGGCCTTCGACACTTCGATCTGCTGCTCGCGCGTGAGCGCCATGTCGGCACCGCGCGTGGCGCGCATGGCCGCGCTGACGCCTTGCACGGTCGACAGGTTGGCGGTGATGCGGCTGGCCAGTGCATGGGCAGCCTCGCGGCTGGTGGTGCGCGCCAGCTTCAGCGCGGCATCCTCCGCGCTGGCACTGCTGCGCAGGCCCGTCACGCCGGCCGTGATGGCCAGGCTCAGCACCACCAGCGCGGTGGCCGCCACGCAAACGCGGGCATTCAGCGACAAGGCGATACGAGGGGTCTTCTTTGCGGTCATGTTCCGTTACAAAAAAATCGGGAAGTGGATCAGAACGTGCGCGTCACCGACACTACCAGGGCGCCCTTCGTCACGTCGCTGTAGTCGATCGCGCCGCCGTTCGGCACGCCGGTCGTGTAGCTCTTGTAGATGTCGGTCTTGCTCCAGGCACGGGTGTAGGCCACGGCCGCGCTCCAGCCGCCGCCCAGCGTTTTCGTCACGCCGGCCTTGGCGTCGCGCCAGTTCCAGATATCGTTGCCGCTGCCGGCCACGCGGCCGTCGCCGGCGTGCAGGTTCAGGGTCCAGCCGTCGCCCAGGTCGTGGTTCACGCCCACGTCCAGGTAGCCGGTGCCGCGCGCGTTGGTGATGCCGAAGAAGTCCTTCGTCACCGTGTAGTTGTACTTGCCGTAGAACGACTTGTAGGTCAGGCCGGCCGACAGCTCCGCGTAGTCGAACTTGGTGCCGGTCGCACTGATGACGGCGTTCGGGTATTTATAGTAATAGGCCAGCGCGCTGTAGCCGATCTCGCCCACGCTGCCGCTGTAGCCGCCATAAATATCCCATTCCACCGTGCCCTTTTCGACGAAGCGGTCGCTGATGGTCGACAGCCAGGTGCCGGCCGACCAGCCGCTCGGGTGCGCGTAGTCCAGGCCCGCCTGCGCGGCCGGCTTGCCCCAGGTCTGGCGTACGCCGCGCGACACGTATTGCGACACGACGCTGGCGTTGCCGGTCAGCGTGGCGCCGGCCGGCGCTTCCTCGGCGTGCGCCAAAGAGGGAGCGAAAAGGGAGGCGCTGCAAAGCGCCAGGCAAAGCGCGGGCGTCAGCCGTCCGAGGCCATTGTTCATGGTAGTCATCCGTAATAAGTCAGGGGCGGCGGCGCCGCGGGAGAGGAAAGATTGATGTATCCGTACGGCAATAGTACATCGGGGTGGCGTGAAAATTGGTGAGATTTAACCTTTCATCCACTCATTTTTTTCGTTTGACGCACATCAATACAACACAACGGCGGCAACCGTTGCAGGCGATCCAACGAATTGCCAGCATCGCATCGGCGCCGCCTGTGCCATTGGGGAGCGTGGTACACTGCGGCCCTCTTTCATGCCACCATGCGCTTCGTCCATCCCGTCAAAAACCTGAAGTCCAGGCTGACCGTCGTCATCACGGCACTCGTCTTCATTTCCGGCGTGCTGCTGGCCCTGGCCGCGCTGACCTTGGCCGAGCGCGAGATGGCCGGCCTGGTGGGCGATCGCGAATATGCCTTGCTGTCGAGCGCCGCCGGCCACCTCGAGCGCGACCTGGACGCCAAGCGCACGCTGCTGCGCGCCATCGGCGAGGGCGCCCAGCTCGATGGCCTGGCCGCGCCCGGCGCCGTGCAGTCCTACCTGGAACGCCATGCTACCCTGCGTGAGCAGTTCTTCAACGTCGTGGCCTTCGACCCCAGCGGCAAGCTGGTCGCCAGCCTGGTGGACCGGCGCCAGATCGGCACCCTGTCGGTGGCCGACCGGCCCTACTTCACGCAGACGGTCAATGCGCGCGAGGGCATCGTGTCTCAACCGTTTCGCAGCAAGCTGTCCGGCCGCCCGGTCGTGCTGCTGACGGAGCCCCTGTACGACGCGACCGGCCAGCTGGTCTGCATCCTGGCCGGTGGCATCGACCTGGGCCAGCCGTCCTTTCTCGGCCAGCTGGAACCGCTGAAACCCGGCCGCAGCGGCTACCTGTTCCTGCTGGCGCCGGACGGCACCATCCTGCACCACCCGGATGCGCGCCGCATCCTGCGCAAGGTCAGCGAGGAGCCCGGCGGCGTGATGCCCACCACGCAGCGCGCGCTGGCCGGCGCCGAAGGCTGGAGCCGCGCCCGCACCAAGGCCGGCGTGGACGCGCTGATCGGCTACAAGCGCGTGCAGTCGACCGGCTGGATCGTCGGCATCGTCTACCCGGCCGCCGAGGCGTTCGCGCCGCTGATCGCGCTGCGGCGCGAGGCGATGCTGCCGACCACCCTGCTGGCGCTGCTGGCTGGCCTGCTGGGCTGGCTGGCCATCCATCGCCTGCTGCGGCCATTGGAAACCTTGCGCACGCTGATCGCCCGGGTCGAACGCGGCGAGGCCGATATCGACGTGCTGGACCTGTCGCGCCGCGACGAGGTGGGCGCGCTGAGCCGCGCCTTCCACTCGCTGACCCGGCTGCGCGCCCGCGCCGACGAGGAAATGGCCCGGCTGGCCCGTACCGACTCGCTGACGGGGCTGTACAACCGGCGCATGTTCGAGGGCGAGCTGGACAAGGCGCTGCTGCGCGCCAACCGCACCGCCAGCCGCGTGGCGGTGGCCTATCTCGACATCGACCGCTTCAAGCAGATCAACGACACCCACGGCCACGCCACGGGCGACCTGGTGCTGATCGAATTCGCCCGCCGCCTGCGCGCGACGGTACGCGTCACGGACACGGTGGCGCGCCTGGCCGGCGACGAATTCGTGGTGCTGTTCGAGCACCTGAGCAGCAGCGAGGAACTGGCCGCGCTCGGGCGCAAGATCGTCGAGGCGATGCGTCCGCGCTTCCTGGCCGACAGCGTCGACCTGGCCGTCACCACCAGCGTCGGCCTGGCGGTGGCCGCCCCCGGCATCGGGCGCGACGCCTTGCTGCGCCAGGCCGACGAGGCCCTGTACGCGGCCAAGGCAGCGGGGCGCGACGGCTACCGCGTGGTGCCGCCACCGCCACTCGACGCCGCCGGCACGCTGGTGCCCTGAAAAGCCATTGCCGCGGCGCCCCCGCCATGCATTAGAATCATGCCACTTCTTCAATCATCGACCGGCGGAGATTCATGGCAGAACAATCACAACACGAGCTCAAACGGGGCCTGAAGAGCCGCCACATCCAGCTGATCGCGCTGGGCGGCGCCATCGGCACGGGCCTGTTCCTCGGCATCGCGCAGACGATCCGCATGGCCGGCCCGTCCGTGCTGCTGGGCTATGCGATCGCCGGCGTGATCGCCTTCCTGATCATGCGCCAGCTGGGCGAGATGGTGGTGGACGAGCCGGTGGCCGGCTCGTTCAGCCACTTCGCCGACAAGTACTGCGGCCCGCTGGCCGGCTTCCTGTCGGGCTGGAACTACTGGGTGCTGTACGTGCTGGTCAGCATGGCCGAGCTGTCCGCCGTCGGCATCTACGTGCAGTACTGGTGGCCGGACATTCCCACCTGGGTGTCGGCGCTCGCCTTCTTCGTCGTCATCAACAGCATCAGCCTGGCCAACGTCAAGGCGTTCGGCGAGATGGAATTCTGGTTCGCCATCATCAAGGTGGCGGCCATCGTCGGCATGATCGGCTTCGGTGCCTGGCTGCTGGCCTCGGGCAACGCCGGCCCCGAGGCCTCGGTGGCCAACCTGTGGCGCCACGGCGGCTTCTTCCCGAACGGCGTGATGGGCCTGGTGATGGCGATCGCCGTCATCATGTTCTCGTTCGGCGGCCTGGAACTGGTGGGCATCACGGCCGCCGAGGCGGACGATCCGGCCCGCACCATCCCGAAAGCCACCAACCAGGCGATCTACCGCATCCTGATCTTCTACATCGGCGCGCTGGGCGTGCTGCTGTCGCTGTACCCGTGGCAGAAGGTGGTCACCGGCGGCAGCCCGTTCGTGCTGATCTTCCATGCGCTGGACAGCGACTGGGTGGCGACGATGCTCAATATCGTCGTGCTGACGGCGGCGCTGTCGGTCTACAACAGCTGTGTCTATTGCAACAGCCGCATGTTGTACGGCCTGGCCCTGCAAGGCAACGCGCCGCGCGCGCTGCTGAAAGTGAACCGGCGCGGCGTGCCGCTGGCGGCGCTGGGCGTGTCGGCACTGGCGACGGCGATCTGCGTCAGCGTCAACTACTTCATGCCCGGCAAGGCGTTCGAGCTGCTGATGGGTCTCGTGGTGTCGGCGCTGATCATCAACTGGGGCATGATCAGCTGGATCCACCTGCGCTTTCGCGCCCACAAGCGCCAGGCCGGCCAGGCCACCGGCTTCCCCAGCCCGTGGCACCCGCTGTCGAACTGGCTGTGCCTGGCCTTCCTGGCCGGCGTGCTGGGGGTGATGTATGCCACGCCGGAGCTGCGGCTGTCGGTATGGCTGATTCCCGTGTGGCTGGGGGTGCTGTGCCTGGGGTACTGGAGCAAGCGGCGGGCCGCCACGACCGCGGTCGCGTCACCAGGGGCTTAAACCTCGGCGGGATCGGCCGAGCGCCGCGGTTCCGCCCCGGGCCGCACCACCACGGCGCGATTGCGCCCGGCCCGCTTGGCCTCGTACAGCGCCATGTCGGCCGTGTGCAGCAGCGCCTCGGCGGTATCGCCTTCTTCCGGCAGGATCGCGCACAGGCCCACGCTGGCCGTCACGAACGGCGCCGTCGGCGCGGTCGGGTGCGCGATGTCGAGCGCCGCGATGCGGCGGCACAGCCAGTCGCCATAGACCAGCAGGCCGTCGTGGTCGGTATTCGGCAGCAGCACGACGAATTCCTCGCCGCCGTAGCGCGCGGCCAGCTCGCCGGGACGGCGCGCGCCCTCGCGGATCGCGCCGGCCACCTGCTGCAGGCAGACGTCGCCCTGCTGGTGGCCGTAGCGGTCGTTGTACAGCTTGAAGTGGTCGACGTCGACCAGCGCCAGTCCCAGCGGCATGCGGTGGCGCCGGTGCCGGGCGAATTCCGTCGCCAGCTGGTTGTCGAAATGGCGCCGGTTGAACAGGCCGGTCATGCCGTCCTGGTGCGCCAGCCCGTCCAGGGTGGCCAGCGCGGCCTGCAGGCGCAGGTGGGTGCGCACGCGCGCCTGTACCACCGCGGCGTTCAGCGGCTTCGGAATGAAATCGACGGCGCCGGCGTCCAGGCAGGCGATCTCCGCCTCCGGCGTCGACTGCGCCGTGACGAAGATGATCACGGTGCTGCGCAATGCAGGGTCGCGCCGGATCACGTCGCACACGGCGAAGCCGTCCATGCCCGCCATCTCGACGTCCAGCAGGATCAGCTGCGGGCGCTGCAGGCGAGCGATGTCGATGCCGGCGGCACCGCTGGTGGCGAACAGCACCCGGCCCTGGCCGCGCACCATGGCGGACAGCAGCCGGATCGTGTCCGCATTGTCGTCGATGATCAGGATCGTGCTGTCGGCTTGCGGCGCAGCGCTCATTGGTACTCCTCGGTGGTGTCGTTATTGCCTGCTTGACGCAGCTGCGGCGGCAGCGCCGCCAGCACCGCATCGAAATCCAGCGCGGCCATGGCGGCCGTCATCGCCGCCCCTTGCTCCGGTCCCAGCTGTCGCGCCAGCCAGCCGCGCAGCGTCTCGTACTGCGTGACGGCGTCCAGGTCGCGTTCGGCCAGCAGGTCCAGCCAGTGCGCCCAGCCGGCCGGCACGCCATCCTCGCCGGTCTCGTCCTGCGGCGCCAGCGCGGCCGGCGCCTGCGTGGCCAGCCAGGCGCCGGCCGCCACCGTGGTGGCGTTCAGCTCGCGCGCCACGTCGTCGAACAATGCCGCCGCCACGGCCTGGCGGCCGTCGCGCAGCGCGCCTTCCAGCTGCAGCGAAACCTGGGCGAAGTCGCGCGCGCCCAGGCTGCCGACCGAGCCGCGCAACGCGTGCAGCACGGAGGCGGCGGCCCTGGCGTCGCCGCCCTGCCAGAGGGCACGCGCCCGCGCCAGCTCGGCCGGCGCCTCGCGGGCCATGCGCTCGACCAGGCCGACCAGGGCCTGGCGCTGGCCGGCGTCGGCCGCGCTCAGCGCCGCCAGCCGGTCCACATTGAATGCCGCCGCGGGCACGGCCACCGGCACGGCCAGCGGCGGCGCGGGCGTACGGCCCAGGTGCTGTCGTAAGCTCTCCATCATCTGCTCCACATCGACCGGCTTGGCGATGAAATCGTTCATCCCCGCGGCCAGGCATTGTTCGCGCTCGGCCGCGGTCACCCCGGCGCTCATCGCCAGGATCGGCTGGCGCACGCCGAGCCGGGTGCGCAGGTGCCGGGTGGCGGTATAGCCGTCCATGACCGGCATCTGCACGTCCATCAGTACCAGGTCGAAGCGCGCCGGGTCGGCGCTCATCGCGTCGACGGCCTCCTGGCCGTTCCACACGGCCGTCACGACGACACCCGCGGGCTCCAGTATACCTTTCGCCACCAATTGGTTGAGGGCGTTATCCTCGACCAGCAGGATGCGCGCACCCGCCAGGCCGCTGGCGCCCGCCGCCGCGCTTTCGCGTGGCGCCGGCAACGCCGGCCGGCTGGGCGCCGCCAGGGCGCTGCGCAGGCTGGCCGCCGTCACCGGCCGGGCCAGCGCGAGCGCTTGCGGCAGGGCCGGCACGGCGCGGTCCGGCCCGCCGGTCAGCTGCAGCAGCGCGACGGCGTGGCCAGGCCAGCGGCTGCGATGCTCGTCGAGCAGTTGCTGCACGCCGGCCTGGGCTGCCCCGGCCAGGATGGCATCGACGCTGGCCTGGCCCAGCAACGCCTGCGCCTGGGCCATGTCGGCCGCCGTCACCACCTGCCAGCCCAGTTGCTGCGCCGCGTGGACGCTGCCGGCGCGGCTGGTGGCGCTGGCATCGAGCACCAGCAGGCAGCCTGCCTGCGCGCCCTCGGCCGGCTGCGTGCCTGGCGCGCTGATCAGCGGTAGCGTCACCGTGAAGGTGCTGCCCTGGCCCGGCACGCTGGCGACGGTGATGCGGCCGCCCATCAGCTCGACCAGCTGGCGCGCGATGGCCAGGCCCAGGCCCGTGCCGCCATAGCGCCGCGAGATGCCGGCGTCGGCCTGTTCGAACGGCCGGAACAGCCGGGCCATCTGCTCCTCGCTGATGCCGATGCCGCTGTCGCGCACGTCGATGCGCAAGGTGGTGGTGCTGCCATGCTGGGCGATGCGGGCGATCGTCACGACCACCTCGCCCTCGGCGGTGAACTTCAGGGCATTGCCGACCAGGTTCAGCACCACCTGCTGCAGCCGGGTGGCGTCGCCGATGAAGCTTGCCGGCAGGTCCGGCGCCACGTCGACCACCAGGTTGAGCGCCTTGTCGCTGGCGCGCATCGCGGTGGCGACGGCCTCCGTCAGTTGCGAGAGCTGGAACGGCAGCGCCGCGATGTCGATCCGGCCCGCTTCGATCTTGGAAAAGTCCAGCACGTCGTTGATGATGCCCACCAGCGTCTTGCCGCACGACTGGATCATGCCCACGTATTCGCGCTGGGCCGGCGTCAACTCGGTGCTGTCGAGCAAGTGGGTCAGGCCCAGCACCGCGTTCATCGGCGTGCGGATCTCGTGGCTGACGTTGGCCACGAATTCGCTCTTGGCGCGGCTGGCCGCCTGGGCCAGGCGCTCGTTGCGGGCCTGGCTCAGTTCGGCCATCTTGCGGTCGGTGATGTCCGTCACCATCGTATGGAAGCCCAGCACGGTGCCGTCGGCGTCGATGTTGGGGATGTAGTCGCCCATGAAGTAGCGCGGCCAGCCGGGATGCTGGAAGTCGGTTTCGAAATGCACGGGCTGGCCCGCCAGGGCCTGCGCGACGTGCGGTTCCAGCACCGCGTAGGCGGCCTCGCCCAGCACTTCGCGCATGTGCCGGCCGACGATCTCGTCGCTCGTCATGTTCAAGGTGGCACCGTAGCTGCGGTTGGCGAAGCGGTAGATCCCTTCGTGGTCGACGTAGCCGATCAGGGCCGGGTTGTTGTCGGCCATCGTGCGCAGGAAGCGTTCGCTGTCGGCCAGCCGGCGTTCCGCCTGGCGCCGCGCCGTGATGTCGCTGCTGGCCACCACCGCGCCCAGGCGCGTGCCTTCGGCGCTGACCAGTGCATGACCGGAGCACAGCAGGTGGCGTACCGGCCGGCCCGGCGGCGCGATGACGATCTCCTGGCCACTGATGGTTTCGCCCGCCAGCGCACGCGCCAGCGGCACCTCGGCCGGCGGCAGCGGGGCCACGCCGTCCGGGAGGTAGACGTTGCAGTGCCGCAGCCAGTCGGTACGCAACGCGGCATCGCGCGGCACGCCATAGATCTCCCGGGCGGCGCGGTTGAACAGGGTCAGGTTGCCCGCCTGGTCGCAGGCCGCCACGGCCACGTCGATCGCTTCCAGCACGGCGGCCAGCAGGGTGCGCTCGCTTTCGAGCTCGCGCTCGATG from Pseudoduganella armeniaca includes the following:
- a CDS encoding TorF family putative porin, whose protein sequence is MTTMNNGLGRLTPALCLALCSASLFAPSLAHAEEAPAGATLTGNASVVSQYVSRGVRQTWGKPAAQAGLDYAHPSGWSAGTWLSTISDRFVEKGTVEWDIYGGYSGSVGEIGYSALAYYYKYPNAVISATGTKFDYAELSAGLTYKSFYGKYNYTVTKDFFGITNARGTGYLDVGVNHDLGDGWTLNLHAGDGRVAGSGNDIWNWRDAKAGVTKTLGGGWSAAVAYTRAWSKTDIYKSYTTGVPNGGAIDYSDVTKGALVVSVTRTF
- a CDS encoding sensor domain-containing diguanylate cyclase, which gives rise to MRFVHPVKNLKSRLTVVITALVFISGVLLALAALTLAEREMAGLVGDREYALLSSAAGHLERDLDAKRTLLRAIGEGAQLDGLAAPGAVQSYLERHATLREQFFNVVAFDPSGKLVASLVDRRQIGTLSVADRPYFTQTVNAREGIVSQPFRSKLSGRPVVLLTEPLYDATGQLVCILAGGIDLGQPSFLGQLEPLKPGRSGYLFLLAPDGTILHHPDARRILRKVSEEPGGVMPTTQRALAGAEGWSRARTKAGVDALIGYKRVQSTGWIVGIVYPAAEAFAPLIALRREAMLPTTLLALLAGLLGWLAIHRLLRPLETLRTLIARVERGEADIDVLDLSRRDEVGALSRAFHSLTRLRARADEEMARLARTDSLTGLYNRRMFEGELDKALLRANRTASRVAVAYLDIDRFKQINDTHGHATGDLVLIEFARRLRATVRVTDTVARLAGDEFVVLFEHLSSSEELAALGRKIVEAMRPRFLADSVDLAVTTSVGLAVAAPGIGRDALLRQADEALYAAKAAGRDGYRVVPPPPLDAAGTLVP
- a CDS encoding amino acid permease, encoding MAEQSQHELKRGLKSRHIQLIALGGAIGTGLFLGIAQTIRMAGPSVLLGYAIAGVIAFLIMRQLGEMVVDEPVAGSFSHFADKYCGPLAGFLSGWNYWVLYVLVSMAELSAVGIYVQYWWPDIPTWVSALAFFVVINSISLANVKAFGEMEFWFAIIKVAAIVGMIGFGAWLLASGNAGPEASVANLWRHGGFFPNGVMGLVMAIAVIMFSFGGLELVGITAAEADDPARTIPKATNQAIYRILIFYIGALGVLLSLYPWQKVVTGGSPFVLIFHALDSDWVATMLNIVVLTAALSVYNSCVYCNSRMLYGLALQGNAPRALLKVNRRGVPLAALGVSALATAICVSVNYFMPGKAFELLMGLVVSALIINWGMISWIHLRFRAHKRQAGQATGFPSPWHPLSNWLCLAFLAGVLGVMYATPELRLSVWLIPVWLGVLCLGYWSKRRAATTAVASPGA
- a CDS encoding diguanylate cyclase domain-containing protein, which translates into the protein MSAAPQADSTILIIDDNADTIRLLSAMVRGQGRVLFATSGAAGIDIARLQRPQLILLDVEMAGMDGFAVCDVIRRDPALRSTVIIFVTAQSTPEAEIACLDAGAVDFIPKPLNAAVVQARVRTHLRLQAALATLDGLAHQDGMTGLFNRRHFDNQLATEFARHRRHRMPLGLALVDVDHFKLYNDRYGHQQGDVCLQQVAGAIREGARRPGELAARYGGEEFVVLLPNTDHDGLLVYGDWLCRRIAALDIAHPTAPTAPFVTASVGLCAILPEEGDTAEALLHTADMALYEAKRAGRNRAVVVRPGAEPRRSADPAEV
- a CDS encoding PAS domain S-box protein, producing the protein MSFSPILPRQRLGTSLALWASVSALLLTVVLVVLLGHLSTEELKRMIGSGLAERARHGAEQLDATMHERYREVRMLAGRRELSAPGVPMQVRRDTLEQLQGSYPMYAWIGLATLDGVVRAATGELLEGANVSKRPWFAGALTGKYVHDVHEALLLAKLLPAQAGGPARFVDIAFPVPGEDGKPAYVLGAHLHWRWAEQIRSRIDMASSGGEQTLIVDRGGKVLSGPEGLAGTVIHSLSLAAARAGVPRSAEERWPDGRTYLVGAAATSGYGDYAGLGWVVLTRQEARAAYAPVRELQLRVFGVGVAVALAFSLLGWRVSRRITQPLLDAATSAAAIEQGDQHSIEVAPGSFFELAALTGAVNASLRRLQEQQKQLTSMNLQLEERVAQRTGDLARSLETVRRNEERIRTILETAQDAFVGMDGSGRITDWNPQAEHITGWRRDEVLGRPLHEVLIPAALREAHQRGMQRFLATGEARVLGRRLELMALRRDGSEFPVEMTIGVVDVAGERSFGAFLNDISVRRRIERELESERTLLAAVLEAIDVAVAACDQAGNLTLFNRAAREIYGVPRDAALRTDWLRHCNVYLPDGVAPLPPAEVPLARALAGETISGQEIVIAPPGRPVRHLLCSGHALVSAEGTRLGAVVASSDITARRQAERRLADSERFLRTMADNNPALIGYVDHEGIYRFANRSYGATLNMTSDEIVGRHMREVLGEAAYAVLEPHVAQALAGQPVHFETDFQHPGWPRYFMGDYIPNIDADGTVLGFHTMVTDITDRKMAELSQARNERLAQAASRAKSEFVANVSHEIRTPMNAVLGLTHLLDSTELTPAQREYVGMIQSCGKTLVGIINDVLDFSKIEAGRIDIAALPFQLSQLTEAVATAMRASDKALNLVVDVAPDLPASFIGDATRLQQVVLNLVGNALKFTAEGEVVVTIARIAQHGSTTTLRIDVRDSGIGISEEQMARLFRPFEQADAGISRRYGGTGLGLAIARQLVELMGGRITVASVPGQGSTFTVTLPLISAPGTQPAEGAQAGCLLVLDASATSRAGSVHAAQQLGWQVVTAADMAQAQALLGQASVDAILAGAAQAGVQQLLDEHRSRWPGHAVALLQLTGGPDRAVPALPQALALARPVTAASLRSALAAPSRPALPAPRESAAAGASGLAGARILLVEDNALNQLVAKGILEPAGVVVTAVWNGQEAVDAMSADPARFDLVLMDVQMPVMDGYTATRHLRTRLGVRQPILAMSAGVTAAEREQCLAAGMNDFIAKPVDVEQMMESLRQHLGRTPAPPLAVPVAVPAAAFNVDRLAALSAADAGQRQALVGLVERMAREAPAELARARALWQGGDARAAASVLHALRGSVGSLGARDFAQVSLQLEGALRDGRQAVAAALFDDVARELNATTVAAGAWLATQAPAALAPQDETGEDGVPAGWAHWLDLLAERDLDAVTQYETLRGWLARQLGPEQGAAMTAAMAALDFDAVLAALPPQLRQAGNNDTTEEYQ